Sequence from the Helianthus annuus cultivar XRQ/B chromosome 13, HanXRQr2.0-SUNRISE, whole genome shotgun sequence genome:
atacaggtagtgtcgccaaatctttaaggcaaagacaactgcgcctagctcgaggtcatgggttgtatagttcttctcgtggattttgagctgtcgagatgcgtaagctataaccttgtctcgttgcatgagaacgcagccaagtccaaggtttgaagcatcacaatagacaacgaagtcatcgcttccgtccggcagtgtaagaactggtgcatggcacagcatgtgtttgagggtttggaaagcagtctcctgcgcggttccccacacaaaaggcttgtctttatgagtaagggaggtaagcggtacagcaatctttgagaacccttcgatgaatcgccggtagtagccggctaatccgagaaaagagcgaacttctgacggattctttggcgtaacccatcccttgactgcctcaatctttgcaggatcaacgtgtataccccgactattcacaatatgacccagaaattgaacttcctccaaccagaactcacacttggagaacttggcgtagagttggtttccctgaagcaactcgagaaccaatcgcaaatgctgcgcatgttcggccctcgatctggaatagatcaggacatcgtcgataaatacaatgacgaaacggtctaagaacggtttacacacgcgattcatcagatccataaagaccgcgggtgcgttggtcaaaccaaaaggcatgacaacaaattcgtagtggccgtatcgggttcgaaaagcggttttgggtatgtcttcctcttgaatccgcaactgatggtagcctgaacgtagatcaatcttggagaaacactgagcaccttgtagttggtcaaacagatcatcgattcttggtaaggggtatcggttcttgatggtcagcttgttcaattcccggtaatcgatgcacattcggaacgacccgtccttctttttgacgaaaaggactggtgcgccccatggagaagtgctcgggcgaatgaagcctttttcaagtaactcttggagttggtttgagagttctcgcatctcagatggagcgagtcgatacggagctttggccactgggttggctcctggaataaggtcgattcgaaagtcgatatcacgacttggaggtaatccaggaagatcatcagggaacacctgaggaaattctcggacaacaggaacatccttgacttcaactttccttttcttgtccgtctctgctacaacaatgttggccaagaaggctcgatattccttgcggagatatttgcgagcttgaagacaggacatgagcttgagatcttttgcagtagtttcaccataaacacatagaatatcaccactagctagcacaaaacgaatcatcttatcggcacacacaacttcagcatggttttcacgaagaaagtccatgcctactatgacatcgaaacttccgagctgcattggaatgagattaatcgggaatatatgattgttgagctcgagagtacaatcacgaagcacagaattgacagcaatggttcttccggtagcgacttctacttcgaagggtgacgaaagataagagcgcttacgtctaagaagcttctcaaattcaaatgacacaaagcagttatcggctccagtatcaaacaaacatgatgcataaataccattcacaaggaacgtaccattgaccacgttgttatcagcttgagcctggcgtgcgttgatgttgaaagttctggcgtgagcggcttgttgttgaggttgctgttgttgttgctggggttgttgagcttcttgtttcaccaccctgttcgggcaccggtttgcgaagtggttagggtcaccacatgcaaagcaggtccgaacattgttcgccggggcctgtgcagcttgaggagcttgaggagcaggtagcagggcttggttaacagcggcttgagcttgcgtttgacgaggaccatagcggcaattcgcagtgaaatgcccgtaaacgttgcagtggacacagaaacggcaggccacacccaccgggtgatgataagaacatgtagcacaaagtgggtgggggccggtgtacgcacgcttagccggcggcgcattgatcactggcgcagtgcgctgtggttgttgctgttgcggcggtactgactgaagaggagcagcattggttgcggcagcgcaattcttgttcttctttcttcttctcgaggacttggaggcttgagcagtagggttgtcggttgatgcggtagtaacttgatgcaacgacttggatggcttatcccagacaccagccttaactcgcttatcattaatctcagcagcgagtaggtaggtttcctcgattgatgcgggtttggcggcgaacacataatctgcaacacaatccggaagagcacggatgtatttcttgatggtcatctcgggagtcttgacctggtctggacagataatgctcagttgtttgaaacgggcggtgagactagcgttgtcgccctccttctgcttgatggtccagaactcatcctccaacttttggcgttcgtggggaggacagaactcgtccagcatgatagccttcagttcctcccacgccagctcgtaggcagcgtcgttcccgcgcttattcctttcggctgtccaccagtccaatgcccgcgactggaagacaccggtagcattgagagttcgaagatgatccgggcatccgctttgacgaagggtaacttccactgagtcaaaccagtgaaataagcctgtagggccctcttcaccggtgaactccttcggtccacatgccttaaattgcttgaaactgaacgaagctttgctgggttcagtgagggttcgggattcttccgacgacttgctggtgttttcgtacacctcactgacagctttcgctacagaccttgagatgagcttggcgagacgtcggtctctcttttcctgacgggtaaggttttggcgaattctcgatgatgacgacatggtctgcaatagacatcgccatagggctcaacacaacgaattcgaatctcgcacgtcttagtttactaaagcttagaatcacgtcgcatctcacgtcacgtaacacatataatcacataagcacataatcatagaggcacataaacacagaagcaattagagcacataagcaattaagcaagtagagcacttaatttcctaaacacgtacgcacttTTATCACAGAGGCAATTAATGTCACGTAATTCCTCCTAACAGTACGCAGTAGCACATTTAGTTTCCTAACCGCCTCTAAGTTTTGAATATAGCGGTCACTTACAACACATCGAGTAGCATAGTATGGCGTAGCGTAGCATAGCATattggtttcgtttagatcacctCAACAGGGGTTTGAATCGAGATGggatagcaacaaaggtcacgcagattgataacaaatggggtaaccaacgaatcttaaaacgcgtaaacaggtaaatcatataaaatcaacgatgcaacactcaaaatcggaaaatggattgtctgcggctactagactttgactaaccatggcaacttaactattcacagttgacttgtcgtcactttcgactctaggggacatgtttctgcctcgattcttgggcattatgcatgcgcattctaggccatactcgtgagttcaggtcgttggagtccgtcaattgccttggcgagataaaataaagtcggaataactgccaaggttagggtttcacccctagctcagcaatttcttccttgttttaagaaaaatctagaggaaagttttcatcaaattacgggtttcagccctaatttggtataattctcccccgtttgttgatagaaatttgcacaaagtaattggcaaaaatttgtaatttaggcaggaatttgcgggtttcactcctaatcccgtccaaattacgaaatttggctcggagttcggatgtaatgatagaatagaagggaacaatcataaaataagcacataaacttggtctcttggttcctagctatagtctaggtctctaagacagcgatccggactagatcgtgtctaacctaattccctatagttatggctctgataccaatctgtcacaccccaaccgatggcggaatcatcggggcgcggcactaagcgaaacagattgttcagaagtttccataacaactatcatacaattcagttatataacacgtcccataccgtgtcccaaataataacaagttatcatagaaatcaactaaacaatatgggaactgttccgacaactcaaattcttaattattacagaccgaatttaaatattgttttaagacttctagacggctaactatagatcttattgactacaggtgccagtacaagatctacagataattatgaccctggagcaggtatgtggacactgtcctaaggtcacaggctcctagaagcttattattgcctcgcttccctagcacgctagtagcttaaacacctgtcacatacgttaaaacaaaCACCCGAAACCCTTGCAAAATCAACCGAATTTCGCAACAATCTTTGTACGTTTTCCTAATCCCTCTCAAACTCGTGTAAAACAACACGACTTGGTATTCACAACCCCCCGGTAAACTACAAACCCCTTTCGAATTCTTAAATCTTCAAAATCTTTCGAAACAGGGCATTCCGAAACAAAGTGAGTTGCCAAACAGCCTAAACTCAACTTATGTTCGCCTAACCGCTTAGACGAAACCACTTTGTTGTAACTGGATATTAAATTATCATCCATTTTCGATAACAAGGACTTCCCAGATAAATGCTTCCACAAGGGTGCGTGTTTAACTTCTGAATACTCAACCAATTCGTACGGACCACCCAAACCAAATGAGACATATGGCTTATCTTTATCTGTATCTGTATGTATATATTTCTTCAAATGTGTTTTATGTTCAACATTAATAATGTCAAACTCTTCATCTAAACCTTCCAAAAGCTCCCATGTGTTGATAACAGAGTCCGGAGACAACACATGGGAAGCAGGGGATTGATCTAGGGTTTTGAAATCGTCGGTGGTGGCGTCAATGGCGGAGAGGGAGCCGTAGGTGGTGGAGGTGAGGGAAACGATGTGGTTGGATTCGCCGTTAAAATGGGGTGGGTGGTGGATTAAAGGGGTGGGTAGAGACATGGTTCGAGAAGCAGGGGTGCGTGTTGAATTGGAGGAGTTAGAGGTAGTGTAATGGTAATATGAGAAGGTGGGGCTGAAATTGAGTGGTGAGGGTGAAGAATTAGAGAATTTAGGTGGTGGATTTTGATGGTcaacggtggtggtggcggtggtggtgaatAATGGTGGGGATGAGCGAGAAGTAGCGCAACCCATTTGAGTTGGTGGAAGTGAAATTGGAGTTGTGGGTGTTGTGATTTGGGGTTGTTTGGTTGTTGTGTGTGTTAATTTTGGAGTAGATGAGAGAGTTTTGGAGGGTTGAAGCTCTGGTGGTTTCattggaggttgaagatgaagaaagTGGAGAGAGAGATTGAGAAATTATTAACGAAGGTTCTGGGATTTTATTAGGGTTTTAATAACATCAGAAGCATGAAAAGACGGTTTTACCCTCACATGCTATGCATGTGAAACCATTTAACATGGATTAGTAATTGGATTAGTGATAAAGGATGAAATCCACAACAAAATTAATCTTAAAGGCTGGTTTTGGCAACTTTTAAAGATTAAGGCTGAAACCAGTAAGATTGGTGAAACTTAAAGAACGTTTTGTGCAATTTACTCTTTAAACAATTCTTAATTGAAAACCAGATTGGCTGGTCGTATAGAAAATCGTTTACACAACTAGTTTGTTTAGCACTCTTTAACCGTCTTCATTCGGGGTCAGATGGTTGAACCAACAAACTGATCAACGCCTGGACTGGAGTTTCAAAAtctataaatatgtatattttctTCTAAAATTCTATTTATTGATTCTTTACTACTTTAGCTCTATACTTTGCCTACTTC
This genomic interval carries:
- the LOC110900945 gene encoding LOW QUALITY PROTEIN: uncharacterized protein At5g39865 (The sequence of the model RefSeq protein was modified relative to this genomic sequence to represent the inferred CDS: substituted 1 base at 1 genomic stop codon), whose protein sequence is MGCATSRSSPPLFTTTATTTVDHQNPPPKFSNSSPSPLNFSPTFSYYHYTTSNSSNSTRTPASRTMSLPTPLIHHPPHFNGESNHIVSLTSTTYGSLSAIDATTDDFKTLDQSPASHVLSPDSVINTWELLEGLDEEFDIINVEHKTHLKKYIHTDTDKDKPYVSFGLGGPYELVEYSEVKHAPLWKHLSGKSLLSKMDDNLISSYNKVVSSKRLGEHKLSLGCLATHFNSKGVCSLPGGCEYQVVLFYTSLRGIRKTYKDCCEIRLILQGFRVFVDERDISMDSSYKKELQGVFEGKGFSLPQLFVRGEHIGGADEIKRLHEEGKLFDLMKGFPVMDPGFVCRNCGVVRFVPXTNCSGSMKVFEEDGLIRRQERLDIFTVCAYAECISNRVCLSNASRLAIKQAAIAIVMDVDATLGKKKVAEQMGFSWSTLTF